One genomic window of Polyangium aurulentum includes the following:
- a CDS encoding carboxylesterase/lipase family protein, with amino-acid sequence MSIRRLLSSILALSALAAGCGSSEPAPPTNTDDGVPGPLTVTTDKGPVEGALLGGARVFLGIPFAAPPVGDLRWKPPAPHAAWTETLQAKARGAACPQLNPLNQSLVAGTSEDCLTVNVWTPEKLASEGRPVLVWIHGGAFTLGSGGDASYDGQILAETTGSVVVTLNYRLGPFGYLGLSELESEDAAHPSAGNYGMEDQRAALEWVKANAAAFGGDPANVTIFGESAGGISVCHHMVSPKSKGLFQRAIIESGPCNTVTTKAAAATQGAAFVKALGCEGSDVLACLRGKPIEQIMTALPTSSDLVSGDGANWSPVIDGWNLPDLPSKLLAEGSFEKVPTIVGANADEGTLFYALAGKTIADEATFEALAEALVPGHGKDVVEHYPSATYGSAHKAAMAAIGDGGFVCPTRQTARALAAAGVPTFHYHFTYVPSGALLGKDLGAFHSAELKYVFGNPGQLIPQALSDEEITFSENIMGYWSRLAENGDPNGKGALAWPQYDAQKDESLLLDMTISTKAGVRKDVCDFWDSVGMMP; translated from the coding sequence ATGTCCATTCGACGCTTGCTTTCATCCATCCTTGCGCTCTCGGCCCTCGCCGCCGGCTGCGGCTCGAGCGAGCCGGCCCCGCCCACGAACACCGACGACGGCGTCCCCGGCCCCCTCACGGTCACGACGGACAAGGGGCCCGTCGAGGGCGCGCTCCTGGGCGGGGCGCGCGTATTCCTCGGCATTCCCTTCGCCGCGCCGCCGGTCGGCGATCTGCGCTGGAAGCCGCCGGCGCCGCACGCCGCGTGGACCGAGACCCTGCAGGCCAAGGCGCGCGGCGCCGCCTGCCCGCAGTTGAACCCGCTCAACCAGAGCCTCGTGGCGGGCACGAGCGAAGATTGCCTCACCGTGAACGTATGGACGCCCGAGAAGCTCGCGTCCGAGGGGCGGCCCGTCCTCGTGTGGATCCACGGCGGCGCATTCACCCTGGGCAGCGGCGGCGACGCGTCCTACGACGGGCAGATCCTCGCCGAGACCACGGGCTCGGTGGTGGTGACCCTCAATTACCGCCTCGGCCCCTTCGGCTATCTCGGCCTCTCCGAGCTCGAGTCCGAGGACGCCGCGCACCCGTCGGCGGGCAACTACGGAATGGAGGACCAGCGGGCGGCGCTCGAATGGGTGAAGGCCAATGCCGCCGCATTCGGGGGCGATCCGGCCAACGTCACGATCTTCGGCGAGTCCGCAGGCGGCATCAGCGTCTGCCACCACATGGTCTCGCCGAAGAGCAAGGGCCTCTTCCAGCGCGCGATCATCGAGAGCGGGCCGTGCAACACGGTCACGACCAAGGCCGCGGCGGCGACGCAAGGCGCGGCGTTCGTCAAGGCGCTCGGGTGCGAGGGCAGCGACGTGCTCGCGTGCCTGCGCGGCAAGCCGATCGAGCAGATCATGACCGCGCTGCCGACCAGCAGCGATCTCGTCAGCGGCGACGGCGCGAACTGGTCCCCCGTGATCGATGGGTGGAACCTGCCCGATTTGCCGAGCAAGCTCCTCGCGGAGGGGAGCTTCGAGAAGGTGCCGACGATCGTCGGCGCCAATGCCGACGAGGGCACGCTCTTCTATGCCCTCGCGGGCAAGACCATCGCCGACGAGGCGACCTTCGAGGCGCTCGCCGAAGCGCTCGTCCCCGGGCACGGCAAGGACGTGGTCGAGCATTACCCGAGCGCGACGTACGGCTCGGCGCACAAGGCGGCCATGGCGGCCATCGGCGACGGAGGCTTCGTTTGCCCGACGCGCCAGACCGCCCGCGCGCTCGCCGCGGCCGGCGTGCCCACGTTCCATTACCACTTCACCTACGTGCCCTCGGGCGCGCTGCTCGGCAAGGATCTCGGCGCGTTCCACTCGGCCGAGCTCAAATACGTCTTCGGCAATCCGGGGCAGCTCATTCCGCAGGCGCTCTCCGACGAGGAGATCACGTTCTCCGAGAACATCATGGGCTACTGGTCGCGCCTCGCCGAGAACGGCGATCCGAATGGCAAAGGGGCGCTCGCGTGGCCGCAGTACGACGCGCAGAAGGACGAGAGCCTCCTCCTCGACATGACGATCTCGACGAAGGCGGGGGTCCGAAAGGACGTTTGCGACTTCTGGGACAGCGTCGGAATGATGCCGTGA
- a CDS encoding right-handed parallel beta-helix repeat-containing protein — protein sequence MTFERPFVRALFLFSLALAAACGGSENKSDTGATDGAGGGSGGSGGSGAGIPGSGGGGAAGGGGGGSVDPCAKPWPDKTNTGIPAGTPALTVIENDLHTEMDGQVFDAVELRGRLYVDHKNITIRRSLLIGDEYYAVYATETASGLTIEDCEIYSGVLSPDNTTVRRSHTHAGPGMTRNDGYQFGASHVLLEDNLFDGLAPTPDAHVDGIQDMGGTDIVFRHNWVDPSVPPANDGAVNAAIFVSPEGGAPSADVTVECNMLLGGGSWYPLRIYNTTGSVVVRGNRFDRNFLGVPVDLVETTVTTWGDNAYSDNGEAIPAP from the coding sequence ATGACCTTCGAACGCCCTTTCGTCCGCGCGCTCTTTCTCTTCAGCCTCGCCCTCGCCGCTGCCTGCGGCGGCTCCGAAAACAAGAGTGATACCGGCGCCACAGACGGCGCCGGCGGCGGGTCCGGCGGCAGCGGCGGCTCGGGCGCCGGCATCCCCGGATCGGGCGGGGGCGGCGCGGCGGGGGGCGGGGGCGGCGGCTCCGTCGATCCCTGCGCCAAGCCCTGGCCCGACAAGACGAACACGGGCATTCCGGCGGGCACGCCCGCGCTCACGGTGATCGAGAACGACCTGCACACCGAGATGGATGGCCAGGTCTTCGACGCCGTCGAGCTGCGCGGGCGGCTCTACGTCGACCACAAGAACATCACCATCCGCCGCTCGCTCCTCATCGGCGACGAGTATTACGCCGTTTACGCGACCGAGACCGCGTCCGGGCTCACGATCGAGGATTGCGAGATTTACAGCGGCGTCCTCTCCCCCGACAACACCACCGTGCGGCGCAGCCACACGCACGCAGGCCCCGGGATGACCCGCAACGACGGCTACCAGTTCGGCGCGTCGCACGTCCTGCTCGAGGACAACCTTTTCGACGGGCTCGCGCCCACGCCCGACGCGCACGTCGACGGCATCCAGGACATGGGCGGCACCGATATCGTGTTCCGGCACAACTGGGTCGACCCCTCGGTGCCCCCGGCCAACGATGGCGCCGTGAACGCCGCGATCTTCGTGAGCCCCGAGGGCGGCGCGCCGTCTGCCGACGTGACCGTCGAGTGCAACATGCTCCTCGGCGGAGGGAGCTGGTATCCGCTGCGGATCTACAACACCACAGGCTCGGTCGTGGTGCGCGGAAACCGCTTCGATCGCAATTTCCTCGGCGTCCCGGTGGACCTCGTCGAGACCACCGTGACCACGTGGGGGGACAACGCCTATTCCGACAACGGCGAGGCGATCCCCGCGCCCTAG
- a CDS encoding crotonase/enoyl-CoA hydratase family protein gives MARITVERLGHVVRIGLNRPEKRNAFDLAMLSELSKAYTDYENDPDLRCGVLFAHGDHFTGGLDLAEVGPAVASGKRLFEVDGIDPLALGGRRLSKPMVAALQGYCFTIGIELALAADIRVAAEGARFSQLEVKRGIFPFGGATLRFPQLAGWGNGMRWLLTGDAFDAAEALRIGLVQEVVPAGDLLGRATALAERVAQQAPLAVQATLASARAAVTEGFEAEAARLEERARKLMATEDAAEGMRSFVERREGVFRGR, from the coding sequence ATGGCACGCATCACGGTCGAGCGGCTGGGGCACGTGGTCCGCATCGGGCTCAACCGCCCCGAAAAACGCAATGCTTTCGATCTCGCCATGCTGAGCGAGCTGTCGAAGGCCTACACCGATTACGAGAACGATCCGGATCTGCGCTGCGGCGTGCTCTTCGCGCACGGCGATCACTTCACGGGCGGCCTCGATCTGGCCGAGGTCGGGCCCGCGGTGGCGTCGGGCAAGAGGCTCTTCGAGGTCGACGGGATCGATCCGCTGGCGCTCGGGGGGCGGCGGCTGTCGAAGCCGATGGTGGCCGCTTTGCAGGGGTATTGCTTCACGATCGGGATCGAGCTGGCGCTCGCGGCGGACATCCGTGTGGCGGCCGAGGGCGCGCGTTTCTCGCAGCTCGAGGTCAAGCGCGGGATCTTCCCGTTCGGCGGCGCGACGCTGCGCTTTCCGCAGCTCGCGGGCTGGGGCAACGGAATGCGCTGGCTCTTGACGGGCGACGCCTTCGACGCGGCCGAGGCCTTGCGCATCGGCCTCGTGCAGGAGGTCGTGCCGGCGGGGGATCTGCTCGGGCGCGCGACGGCGCTGGCGGAGCGTGTGGCCCAGCAGGCGCCGCTCGCGGTGCAGGCGACGCTGGCGTCGGCGCGGGCAGCGGTGACCGAGGGGTTCGAGGCGGAGGCGGCGCGGCTCGAGGAGCGCGCGCGCAAGCTCATGGCGACCGAGGATGCGGCCGAGGGGATGCGCTCGTTCGTGGAGCGGCGCGAGGGGGTCTTTCGCGGGCGGTAG
- a CDS encoding carboxylesterase/lipase family protein encodes MPTALRVSAVAFALAASACGGDDSSAATSAAGSASGTGTGGGSAGAGGSGGNGGAGGASAACNVAPSADPLVAPTTYGAVRGKKDGDVLAFLGIPYAAPPVGALRFHAPEAPACWEGVRDTTTHGNACVQNAPTGGAFGDEDCLYLNVWTPAKSGPPRPVLFFVHGGALLFGSGAQDLFFEGTGNLYRGQTLADERDVVVVTINYRLAELGFLAHPSLSDEDAHGSSGNYGTLDQIAALRWVKDNIAQFGGDPGRVMLFGESAGGLSTCLLLSSPLAKGLFSEALIESGGCTLGSREGRYTQGTAIVDAVGCTGAPDVPACLRSKDVDKFRVAPPSGINMFLSDGDINSAWNMPFGPNLDGYVFTEQPMQSLRSGHHSKVPLAVGSNGAEFEMFIPKGTINNCVEYVAFLGGIFGSLADDVLKHYSCFDYPLPRWAAVDVGTDFMFTCPARRILRAALEGGTPAAYRYHYPHAYSNSPLTLLRSFHASELPFVFRTFDTFGYEPTTGDLALSKAMGLYWTNLAASGTPNGGGAFPWPAYTSDSDTALVLNDDLSTKSGIASNRCDFWDSIAVH; translated from the coding sequence GTGCCCACTGCCCTGCGCGTATCGGCGGTCGCCTTTGCGCTGGCCGCATCTGCGTGTGGCGGCGACGATTCGAGCGCCGCGACATCTGCGGCCGGCTCCGCGAGCGGGACGGGCACGGGCGGCGGGAGCGCGGGCGCGGGCGGCAGCGGCGGCAACGGGGGCGCGGGGGGCGCATCCGCGGCGTGCAACGTGGCCCCCTCGGCCGATCCCCTGGTCGCTCCGACGACGTACGGCGCCGTGCGCGGCAAGAAAGATGGCGACGTGCTCGCCTTCCTCGGCATCCCATACGCGGCGCCGCCCGTCGGCGCGCTCCGCTTCCACGCCCCCGAGGCGCCCGCGTGCTGGGAGGGCGTGCGCGACACCACCACGCATGGCAATGCCTGTGTCCAGAACGCGCCGACGGGCGGCGCATTCGGTGATGAAGACTGCCTCTACCTCAATGTCTGGACGCCCGCGAAGAGCGGCCCGCCGCGCCCCGTGCTCTTTTTCGTGCACGGCGGGGCGCTGCTCTTCGGCTCGGGCGCGCAGGACCTCTTCTTCGAGGGCACTGGCAATCTTTATCGAGGACAGACCCTCGCGGACGAGCGCGACGTCGTCGTGGTGACCATCAACTATCGCCTCGCCGAGCTCGGCTTCCTCGCCCACCCCTCGCTCTCGGACGAGGACGCGCACGGCTCCTCGGGCAATTACGGCACGCTCGATCAGATCGCGGCCCTGCGCTGGGTCAAGGACAACATCGCGCAATTCGGCGGCGATCCGGGCCGCGTCATGCTCTTCGGCGAGTCGGCGGGAGGGCTCAGCACGTGCTTGCTCTTGAGCTCGCCGCTCGCCAAGGGCCTCTTCTCGGAGGCGCTCATCGAGAGCGGCGGCTGCACCCTCGGCAGCCGCGAGGGGCGCTACACGCAGGGCACGGCGATCGTCGACGCCGTCGGCTGCACGGGCGCGCCCGACGTCCCCGCGTGCCTCAGGAGCAAGGACGTCGACAAGTTCCGCGTCGCCCCGCCGAGCGGCATCAACATGTTCCTCTCCGACGGCGACATCAATTCGGCCTGGAACATGCCCTTCGGGCCCAACCTCGACGGGTACGTCTTCACCGAGCAGCCGATGCAATCGCTGCGGAGCGGCCACCACAGCAAGGTCCCGCTCGCCGTCGGCTCGAACGGGGCCGAGTTCGAGATGTTCATCCCGAAGGGCACGATCAACAACTGCGTCGAATACGTGGCCTTCCTCGGCGGCATCTTCGGCTCGCTCGCGGACGACGTGCTGAAGCATTACTCCTGCTTCGACTACCCCCTGCCCCGTTGGGCCGCCGTCGACGTCGGCACCGATTTCATGTTCACCTGCCCCGCCCGGCGCATCCTGCGCGCCGCGCTCGAGGGCGGCACGCCCGCCGCTTACCGCTATCATTACCCGCACGCCTATTCGAACAGCCCGCTCACGCTCCTGCGGTCGTTCCACGCGTCGGAGCTTCCGTTCGTCTTCCGGACCTTCGACACCTTCGGCTACGAGCCGACGACGGGCGACCTCGCGCTCTCCAAGGCCATGGGCCTCTACTGGACGAACCTCGCCGCGTCGGGCACCCCCAACGGCGGCGGCGCGTTCCCGTGGCCCGCGTACACGAGCGATTCGGATACCGCGCTCGTGCTGAATGACGACCTGTCGACGAAGAGCGGCATCGCGAGCAACCGCTGCGACTTCTGGGATAGCATCGCCGTGCATTGA
- a CDS encoding glutathione S-transferase family protein translates to MLRLYTFQPSPNALKVRFALAELGVPYEPVEVNLLRGEHQNEAFSALNPHRKVPVLVDGALVLRESAAILAYLGDARGGALWPAAPAARAEALQWLFFDAANFGYAGRLWWADVLTPRTGRTGPLAGPALVEQIATDVGRALSVLEAHLSSRQYLLGDDFSLADCGVGVMVNLLRGTRVDTPDKLPAVTAYRERIRARPGWGAAGGAAIEVP, encoded by the coding sequence ATGCTCCGTCTCTACACGTTTCAGCCTTCGCCGAACGCCCTCAAGGTCCGCTTTGCGCTGGCCGAGCTCGGCGTGCCCTACGAGCCCGTCGAGGTCAATCTGCTCCGGGGTGAGCACCAGAATGAAGCCTTCTCCGCGTTGAACCCGCACCGCAAGGTGCCCGTGCTCGTCGACGGCGCGCTCGTCCTGCGCGAGTCCGCCGCGATCCTGGCCTATCTCGGCGACGCGCGCGGCGGCGCGCTCTGGCCAGCGGCGCCTGCCGCGCGGGCGGAGGCGTTGCAATGGCTCTTCTTCGACGCGGCCAATTTCGGCTATGCCGGCCGCCTCTGGTGGGCCGACGTGCTCACGCCGAGGACAGGGCGCACGGGGCCTCTGGCGGGGCCGGCGCTGGTCGAGCAGATCGCCACCGACGTCGGCCGGGCGCTCTCCGTGCTCGAGGCGCACCTGTCCTCGCGGCAATACCTGCTCGGCGACGATTTCTCGCTCGCCGATTGCGGCGTGGGCGTGATGGTGAACCTGCTCCGCGGCACGCGGGTCGACACGCCCGACAAGCTGCCCGCCGTGACCGCATACCGCGAGCGAATCCGCGCGCGCCCCGGCTGGGGCGCGGCGGGCGGGGCGGCGATCGAGGTGCCGTAG
- a CDS encoding PEP-utilizing enzyme: MKKNPTFADLRFEAPGPGPWELERTHFTRPMSRFVASPMTRGMPRGFIEGTERYGSLMSHIQPAWVNGFMYAQVVVHGAPPGASGPPPKALLWLMTRLHPGMRARIAKQRRAMETKLWRRDLDQWERVDKPRATERNLAIQAVDPARLDKEGLVAHLRRVEANLEDMWALHHRYNPTFGTPVGDYLAHVHEWTGVGSAEALALLQGSSPMAKGIAAKELQALGKALRESRAGREVLAQKGDAQGVLDALAAMEGDIGTEIRAYLDLVRYRSIGYDVSDKTGGELPEMLVRAIRVAAGDDRGAKGLAEIEAKEKAMRARVPPAHRAQFDELLVEARLVNGLRDERGLCSDSWGTGLARRALLEAGRRLVAAGKIEDAEHAVDLTLDELIGLLRDQTEPSRAEVSKRALLRTTMTIDDAPPWLNMPAGAPPPTDILPAAARRLARANDALLGNMFAESEAEHSDKVVRGMSINAGMYEGTARVVLQPSDFGRIQKGDVLVTASTSAYFNVVLPLLGAIVTDRGGQLSHAAIVAREYGIPGVVGTRDATTTIPDGARVQVDGATGEVRILSAPERRAQEAAISRD; encoded by the coding sequence ATGAAGAAAAATCCGACATTCGCCGATCTCAGGTTCGAGGCGCCCGGCCCGGGGCCCTGGGAGCTCGAGCGAACCCACTTCACGCGCCCGATGAGCCGGTTCGTGGCGTCTCCCATGACGCGCGGCATGCCCCGAGGCTTCATCGAGGGGACCGAGCGCTATGGCAGCCTGATGAGCCACATCCAGCCGGCGTGGGTGAACGGCTTCATGTACGCGCAGGTCGTGGTCCACGGCGCGCCGCCAGGGGCGAGCGGGCCGCCGCCGAAGGCCCTCTTGTGGCTCATGACGCGCCTGCACCCGGGGATGCGCGCGCGCATCGCGAAGCAGCGCCGCGCCATGGAGACGAAGCTGTGGCGCCGGGACCTCGACCAGTGGGAGCGCGTCGACAAGCCCCGCGCCACCGAGCGCAACCTCGCCATCCAGGCCGTGGACCCCGCGCGGCTCGACAAGGAGGGGCTCGTCGCGCACCTGCGCCGCGTGGAGGCCAACCTGGAGGACATGTGGGCGCTGCACCACCGCTACAACCCGACCTTCGGCACGCCCGTCGGCGATTACCTCGCGCACGTCCACGAATGGACCGGGGTGGGCTCGGCCGAGGCGCTCGCGCTCTTGCAGGGCAGCTCGCCCATGGCGAAGGGCATCGCGGCGAAGGAGCTGCAGGCCCTCGGCAAGGCGCTGCGCGAGAGCCGGGCGGGGCGCGAGGTGCTTGCGCAGAAGGGCGACGCGCAGGGCGTGCTCGACGCGCTCGCGGCCATGGAGGGCGATATCGGCACCGAGATTCGCGCATACCTCGACCTCGTGCGATACCGCTCGATCGGCTACGACGTCTCCGACAAGACCGGCGGCGAGCTGCCGGAGATGCTCGTGCGGGCGATCCGCGTGGCGGCGGGCGACGACCGCGGGGCGAAGGGGCTCGCCGAGATCGAGGCGAAGGAAAAGGCGATGCGCGCGCGTGTGCCGCCGGCCCACCGGGCCCAGTTCGACGAGCTGCTCGTCGAGGCGCGCCTGGTGAACGGGCTGCGCGACGAGCGAGGGCTCTGCTCGGATAGCTGGGGCACGGGGCTCGCGCGCCGGGCGCTGCTCGAGGCCGGCCGCCGCCTCGTCGCAGCGGGCAAGATCGAGGACGCCGAGCACGCGGTGGATCTCACGCTCGACGAGCTGATCGGCCTCTTGCGCGACCAGACCGAGCCGTCGCGCGCGGAGGTCTCGAAGCGCGCCCTGCTGCGCACCACGATGACCATCGACGACGCGCCCCCGTGGCTGAACATGCCGGCCGGCGCGCCGCCGCCGACCGACATCCTCCCGGCCGCGGCGCGCCGCCTCGCGAGGGCGAACGACGCCCTGCTGGGCAACATGTTCGCCGAGTCCGAGGCCGAGCACTCGGACAAGGTCGTGCGCGGCATGAGCATCAACGCCGGCATGTACGAGGGCACGGCGCGGGTCGTGCTCCAGCCGAGCGATTTCGGCAGGATCCAGAAGGGCGACGTGCTCGTGACCGCGTCGACGTCGGCCTATTTCAATGTGGTGCTGCCGCTGCTCGGCGCGATCGTGACCGATCGCGGCGGGCAGCTCAGCCACGCGGCGATCGTGGCGCGCGAGTACGGCATCCCCGGCGTCGTCGGCACGAGGGACGCGACCACGACGATCCCGGACGGCGCGCGCGTGCAAGTGGACGGCGCGACCGGCGAGGTGAGGATCCTCTCGGCGCCCGAGCGCCGCGCCCAGGAGGCCGCGATCTCTCGTGACTGA
- a CDS encoding response regulator translates to MTSAGDGMLRVLVVDDNHDAADTLAMLLEMMGHDVKTANDGLEAIKVAKSELPQVVLLDIGMPGMNGYDVARKLREQPETRGVVLVAMTGWGQDEDRARSKEAGFDHHLVKPVEPSVLSTLLAQLAASAAPPS, encoded by the coding sequence GTGACCTCTGCCGGTGATGGGATGCTCAGGGTGCTGGTGGTCGACGACAACCACGACGCGGCCGATACCCTGGCCATGCTGCTCGAAATGATGGGCCATGACGTCAAGACGGCCAACGACGGGCTCGAGGCGATCAAGGTGGCCAAGAGCGAGCTGCCCCAGGTCGTCCTGCTCGACATCGGAATGCCGGGGATGAACGGCTACGACGTCGCCCGCAAGCTGCGCGAGCAGCCCGAGACGCGGGGCGTGGTGCTCGTCGCGATGACGGGCTGGGGGCAGGACGAGGACAGGGCGCGCTCGAAGGAGGCCGGGTTCGATCACCACCTGGTCAAGCCCGTCGAGCCCTCGGTCCTCTCGACGCTGCTCGCGCAGCTCGCCGCGTCCGCCGCTCCTCCCTCCTGA
- a CDS encoding MFS transporter produces the protein MTEPQPAGLPVRLLVAVTLSAALAPLNSTMVAVALPEMSRALHAESSVLRQGLVTSYLLTNIVLQSPGGKLGDRLGHRRSLGLGQLVFAMGAALAYLWPVLTVLTLSRILMAAGAAILAPSAMALLRTELPKEVRGRAFGAFGAMMALSAGTGPKVGALLVGRFGWTSIFLANVPVLVLSAVLARTAAPPAPARAAAEGAPRARFDIVGSVLLGLSLIGLVLGFENPRLRWAAALGALGLVPFVLWERRAADPVIDFSLFKRRTFVAGGFIIALQNLAMYSIMFELPQVGARLFAVGPRDLGNTLVAMMATMVVVSPFAGRASERFGARAVALTGCLSALAGMIVLAVRPLNALTDAVPALVLLGAGLGLTSAPSQSASMGDVPREKSGMAAGLTSTMRYFGGVAGLSVLGFVLTETPSREVAMHEHTTAVIVFCVALVVTIGCALVLPGRAAEKAAAAAGG, from the coding sequence GTGACTGAGCCGCAGCCCGCCGGTTTGCCCGTCCGCCTGCTCGTCGCGGTGACCCTCTCGGCGGCCCTCGCGCCGCTCAACTCCACGATGGTGGCCGTCGCGCTGCCCGAGATGTCGCGCGCCCTGCACGCCGAGTCGAGCGTGCTGCGCCAGGGGCTCGTCACGAGCTACCTGCTCACCAACATCGTCCTGCAAAGCCCGGGCGGGAAGCTCGGCGACAGGCTCGGCCACCGGCGCTCGCTCGGGCTCGGGCAGCTCGTGTTCGCGATGGGCGCGGCGCTCGCCTACCTGTGGCCGGTGCTGACGGTGCTGACGCTGTCGCGGATCCTGATGGCCGCGGGGGCCGCCATCCTCGCCCCGAGCGCGATGGCCCTGCTGCGCACGGAGCTGCCGAAGGAGGTGCGCGGGCGGGCGTTCGGCGCATTCGGGGCGATGATGGCGCTGTCGGCGGGCACGGGCCCGAAGGTCGGGGCGCTGCTCGTCGGGCGCTTCGGCTGGACGTCGATCTTCCTCGCGAACGTGCCGGTCCTGGTGCTCTCTGCCGTGCTCGCCCGCACCGCCGCGCCGCCGGCTCCGGCCAGAGCAGCCGCGGAGGGGGCGCCGCGCGCGCGCTTCGACATCGTGGGCTCGGTGCTCCTCGGGTTGTCGTTGATCGGGCTCGTGCTCGGCTTCGAGAACCCGCGGCTGCGCTGGGCAGCGGCGCTCGGCGCGCTCGGGCTCGTGCCGTTCGTGCTCTGGGAGCGGCGCGCGGCGGATCCGGTGATCGACTTCTCGCTCTTCAAGCGGCGCACGTTCGTGGCCGGGGGGTTCATCATCGCGCTGCAGAACCTCGCGATGTACTCGATCATGTTCGAGCTGCCGCAGGTGGGAGCGCGGCTCTTCGCGGTGGGGCCGCGCGATCTGGGCAATACGCTGGTGGCGATGATGGCGACGATGGTGGTGGTCTCGCCGTTCGCGGGGCGCGCGTCCGAGCGCTTCGGGGCGCGCGCGGTGGCATTGACCGGCTGCCTGTCCGCCCTCGCCGGGATGATCGTGCTCGCGGTGCGGCCATTGAACGCGCTCACGGACGCGGTGCCGGCGCTCGTGCTGCTCGGCGCGGGGCTCGGGCTGACGAGCGCGCCGTCGCAATCGGCGTCGATGGGCGACGTGCCGCGCGAAAAGAGCGGGATGGCGGCGGGCCTGACCTCGACCATGCGGTATTTCGGCGGGGTGGCGGGGCTGTCGGTGCTCGGCTTCGTGCTCACCGAGACGCCCTCGCGCGAGGTGGCGATGCACGAGCACACGACGGCGGTGATCGTCTTCTGCGTGGCGCTCGTCGTGACGATCGGCTGCGCCCTGGTGCTGCCCGGTCGCGCCGCCGAAAAGGCTGCGGCCGCGGCGGGGGGTTAG
- a CDS encoding alpha/beta fold hydrolase — MAPVQRGILIGQKDAGVFTRKEAAARLRALGQDPASARTDVELISLVYSTVDERGAPTMASGLVALPRARSGPLRVVSYQHGTVPLRMRVPSNIAALDDPEAIADTRATLALFAAAGYAVVAADYIGLGQSPLQRHRYMHAATEASACLDLLRAARAFSAKIGVEFEPGVFLVGFSQGGHATLALQRAIEAAHREELFVVAAAPAAGTYDMTRTFLQLLDRHDPGIAFHLAYVLTAYNAIYDVYGSPSEAFTAPYDAQIEGLYEGRHDPTEIGAVLPAKCRDLLRPAFIAETADPWHPLRRALCDNDVYAFSPRAPVRLYASRADLDVPYENMVTAHRELKARGATVDLVDLGPEDHAGTLMRALPLAKAWFDTLPACAPH, encoded by the coding sequence ATGGCTCCCGTCCAGCGCGGCATCCTGATCGGTCAAAAAGATGCCGGGGTCTTCACCCGAAAGGAGGCGGCCGCGAGGCTTCGCGCCCTGGGCCAGGATCCCGCCTCCGCACGGACCGACGTCGAGCTGATCTCGCTGGTCTATTCGACCGTGGACGAGCGTGGCGCGCCCACGATGGCGAGCGGCCTCGTCGCGCTGCCCCGCGCCCGCAGCGGACCGCTCCGGGTCGTCTCCTATCAGCACGGCACCGTGCCCTTGAGGATGCGGGTCCCCTCGAACATCGCCGCCCTCGACGATCCCGAGGCCATCGCGGACACGCGCGCGACGCTCGCCCTCTTCGCCGCCGCAGGATATGCCGTCGTCGCCGCCGACTACATCGGCCTCGGTCAATCGCCGCTCCAGCGCCACCGCTACATGCACGCCGCCACCGAGGCCTCGGCTTGCCTCGACCTGCTCCGCGCCGCGAGGGCATTCTCGGCGAAAATCGGGGTCGAATTCGAGCCCGGCGTCTTCCTCGTGGGCTTCTCCCAGGGCGGACACGCGACCCTGGCCCTCCAGCGCGCCATCGAGGCGGCGCACCGCGAGGAGCTGTTCGTCGTCGCCGCCGCGCCGGCCGCCGGCACCTACGACATGACCCGCACCTTCTTGCAGCTCCTCGACCGCCACGACCCCGGGATTGCGTTTCACCTCGCCTATGTCCTCACGGCCTACAACGCGATCTACGACGTCTATGGGAGCCCCTCGGAGGCCTTCACAGCGCCTTACGATGCCCAGATCGAGGGCCTCTACGAAGGCCGCCACGACCCCACCGAAATCGGGGCCGTGTTGCCCGCGAAGTGCCGCGACCTCTTGCGCCCGGCCTTCATCGCCGAAACCGCCGATCCCTGGCACCCGCTCCGGCGCGCGCTCTGCGACAACGACGTTTACGCCTTTTCCCCTCGCGCGCCCGTCCGCCTCTATGCGAGCAGGGCCGATCTCGACGTGCCCTACGAGAACATGGTCACCGCTCACCGCGAGCTGAAGGCGCGGGGAGCGACCGTCGACCTCGTCGATCTCGGCCCGGAAGACCACGCGGGCACGCTGATGCGCGCGCTGCCGCTCGCCAAGGCGTGGTTCGATACCCTCCCCGCTTGCGCCCCACACTGA
- a CDS encoding DUF6968 family protein, translating into MPTIKRVVAERVLDFRQSEESKAQRIRVRIGAPQRQGKDWSVVYEIRGPGRRREKREVWGVDSVQALHMAMANVPVDVRGIEVSTGGKVTFLGGEELMFPSFK; encoded by the coding sequence ATGCCGACGATAAAAAGGGTCGTTGCCGAGAGGGTACTCGACTTCCGTCAGTCCGAGGAGTCAAAGGCTCAAAGGATCAGGGTGCGAATCGGCGCGCCTCAAAGACAAGGGAAGGATTGGTCCGTCGTGTACGAGATACGCGGGCCCGGTAGGCGGCGAGAAAAACGTGAAGTTTGGGGGGTCGATTCAGTGCAAGCGCTCCACATGGCGATGGCGAACGTGCCCGTCGACGTGCGAGGAATCGAAGTGTCGACGGGCGGCAAGGTGACATTCCTCGGAGGGGAAGAACTCATGTTTCCAAGCTTCAAATGA